A section of the Petrimonas sulfuriphila genome encodes:
- a CDS encoding LytTR family transcriptional regulator DNA-binding domain-containing protein, whose translation MNRILALFCRPHPGYANFKVYIATCTVIAAGVFLVLSFLQPFNLGDRNILDNPFLTAALYAGGSYVTMLINFVWLKFFPRFFSNERWIVGKELFMCVYQMMTIASTIWLINYIRGVFPPNIHGYLGMLWVVVSVGFFPCLTAQLIRHIYFMKKRLRKATAMNISLMLDKKETPAEADPQFINLQRFIKPIDINTFISAESKGDYLVVNVSNNGSVEELTISATLEEFEAENTHFEQLFRCRDEFIINKNKITWVESNAAGYKLQLHPKLPSVFVSGEKAVELKKRMDVEKYA comes from the coding sequence ATGAACCGGATTTTAGCCCTGTTTTGCCGTCCTCACCCGGGATATGCGAATTTTAAAGTTTACATCGCTACCTGTACTGTGATTGCTGCAGGTGTTTTTTTAGTATTGAGTTTTTTACAGCCTTTTAATTTAGGAGACAGGAACATTCTGGATAATCCGTTTCTCACGGCAGCGTTATATGCAGGAGGTTCTTACGTCACTATGCTGATCAATTTTGTCTGGCTCAAATTCTTCCCACGGTTTTTTTCAAACGAAAGATGGATAGTAGGTAAGGAACTATTCATGTGTGTTTATCAGATGATGACCATTGCCTCAACAATTTGGTTGATCAATTATATCAGAGGTGTTTTCCCGCCAAATATACACGGTTATCTGGGGATGTTGTGGGTAGTGGTATCGGTGGGTTTCTTTCCGTGTCTGACAGCGCAATTAATCCGGCATATTTATTTTATGAAAAAACGCTTGAGGAAGGCGACGGCAATGAACATCAGTTTAATGCTGGATAAAAAAGAAACTCCTGCAGAGGCAGATCCTCAATTTATCAACCTGCAACGATTTATTAAACCTATTGATATCAATACGTTTATTTCGGCAGAATCAAAAGGGGATTATCTAGTGGTCAATGTTTCCAATAACGGAAGCGTGGAGGAGTTAACAATAAGTGCTACGTTGGAGGAGTTTGAAGCAGAAAATACGCATTTCGAGCAACTTTTCCGGTGCCGTGATGAGTTTATTATAAATAAAAATAAAATTACCTGGGTTGAGAGTAACGCCGCCGGCTACAAACTCCAGCTACATCCTAAATTACCCTCGGTGTTCGTGTCGGGAGAGAAAGCTGTCGAATTAAAAAAAAGAATGGATGTCGAAAAATATGCATAA
- the rplT gene encoding 50S ribosomal protein L20: protein MPRSVNHVASRNRRKKVLKLTRGYIGARKNVWTVAKNTWEKGLTYAYRDRKNKKRNFRALWIQRINAAARQYGMSYSRLMGALHKNEIDINRKVLADLAMNHPEAFKAIVDKVK from the coding sequence ATGCCAAGATCAGTCAATCATGTTGCATCACGCAACCGCAGAAAAAAAGTTCTGAAATTAACAAGAGGGTATATCGGCGCACGCAAAAATGTGTGGACCGTAGCCAAGAACACGTGGGAAAAGGGGTTGACCTATGCCTATCGTGACCGTAAGAATAAAAAGCGTAACTTCCGCGCACTTTGGATTCAACGTATCAATGCCGCCGCACGTCAGTATGGCATGTCCTATTCCCGTCTGATGGGAGCATTGCACAAAAATGAAATAGATATCAACCGTAAAGTGCTCGCCGATTTGGCGATGAATCATCCCGAAGCGTTCAAGGCCATCGTGGATAAGGTGAAATAA
- the rpmI gene encoding 50S ribosomal protein L35, whose protein sequence is MPKMKTNSGAKKRFALTGTGKIKRKHAYKSHILTKKTKKQKRNLTQTGLVHKVDENSVKHLLGLK, encoded by the coding sequence ATGCCAAAAATGAAGACTAATTCCGGTGCCAAAAAGAGGTTCGCCCTTACCGGAACAGGAAAAATCAAGAGAAAGCATGCGTACAAAAGTCACATCTTAACGAAAAAGACCAAAAAGCAAAAGAGAAATCTTACGCAGACTGGACTTGTTCACAAAGTAGATGAGAACAGCGTAAAACACTTATTGGGATTGAAATAA